The following proteins come from a genomic window of Deltaproteobacteria bacterium:
- a CDS encoding UpxY family transcription antiterminator gives MPWYAVHTRSRHEDKAYAGLIVKEFNAFLPKIEVWSKRQDRKKKILLPMFSGYLFIELMDVNPETRVEVLKTFGVVKILGNPSSCEPVAVPDDKIAAIQKIINSKVEIQHFQYPDAGGRARITDGPFKGVEGTVVTTDFKKELFVITIDLLHRSIAIKLEGFQIEKV, from the coding sequence ATGCCCTGGTATGCTGTACACACCCGCAGCCGACATGAAGACAAGGCCTATGCCGGTCTGATCGTTAAGGAATTCAATGCCTTTCTGCCGAAGATCGAAGTATGGAGCAAGAGACAGGACAGAAAAAAGAAGATCCTGCTGCCGATGTTTTCCGGGTATCTCTTTATCGAACTTATGGACGTGAACCCGGAGACGCGGGTAGAGGTACTGAAGACCTTTGGAGTAGTGAAAATCCTCGGCAATCCTTCGAGCTGTGAACCTGTGGCCGTCCCGGATGACAAGATCGCCGCCATTCAGAAAATCATCAATTCCAAAGTGGAAATCCAGCACTTCCAGTATCCCGACGCAGGAGGGCGGGCGCGCATCACCGACGGCCCCTTCAAGGGCGTGGAAGGCACCGTAGTTACTACTGATTTCAAAAAAGAGCTTTTCGTTATCACGATTGATCTGCTCCATCGCTCCATAGCCATCAAACTGGAAGGCTTCCAGATAGAAAAGGTATAA
- the ndk gene encoding nucleoside-diphosphate kinase translates to MEKTLSIIKPDGVARGHIGDVIKRLEQNNLKIVALKMIHMTKAQAEGFYAVHRERPFFASLTEFMSSGPAVVMVLAGDNVIARYRELMGATDCRLAAAGTIRKDFATDIERNVVHGSDAPETAAFEIGYFFNSFEMIAG, encoded by the coding sequence ATGGAAAAGACATTATCCATCATCAAGCCGGACGGCGTGGCGCGGGGACATATAGGCGACGTGATCAAACGGTTGGAGCAGAACAACCTGAAAATTGTCGCCCTGAAGATGATCCACATGACGAAGGCCCAGGCCGAAGGTTTTTATGCCGTACACAGGGAAAGGCCCTTTTTCGCCAGTTTGACGGAATTCATGTCCTCCGGACCGGCCGTGGTCATGGTACTGGCAGGAGACAACGTGATTGCCCGCTACCGCGAACTTATGGGGGCAACCGACTGCCGGCTGGCCGCCGCGGGCACCATCAGAAAAGATTTTGCCACAGACATCGAGAGAAATGTCGTCCACGGTTCCGATGCACCCGAGACGGCGGCCTTTGAGATTGGCTATTTCTTCAACAGTTTTGAGATGATAGCAGGATGA
- the larE gene encoding ATP-dependent sacrificial sulfur transferase LarE, translating into MTPGREEKLSRLREILGEMESVVVAFSGGVDSTFLLKMALEALGTAKVLAVTGQSPTYPAWEFKEARELAHTLGVRQLIIATEELAKDNFAANPPERCYFCKQELFTRLGQIAAQEKANYILDGTNLDDLGDFRPGRRAAQELGVRSPLLEAGLTKDDIRFFSRQLGLTTWDKQACACLSSRFPYGTRITKDKLSQVERGEDYLRSLGFRQFRLRHHGDVVRIEIGSEEFPRLLAQAPEVAKELKAAGFTYVALDLEGYRTGSMNEVLKTGTRS; encoded by the coding sequence ATGACACCTGGCAGAGAAGAAAAATTGAGCAGGCTGAGAGAAATCCTCGGGGAGATGGAAAGCGTAGTTGTGGCCTTTTCCGGGGGGGTGGACAGCACCTTTCTTTTGAAGATGGCCCTGGAGGCGCTGGGGACGGCCAAGGTACTGGCCGTCACGGGTCAGTCGCCCACCTATCCCGCCTGGGAGTTTAAGGAAGCCCGGGAGCTGGCCCACACCCTGGGGGTCAGGCAGTTGATCATCGCCACCGAGGAACTGGCAAAGGACAATTTCGCCGCCAACCCGCCCGAGCGCTGCTATTTCTGCAAGCAGGAATTGTTCACCCGCCTCGGGCAGATTGCGGCGCAGGAAAAGGCAAATTATATCCTCGATGGGACCAATCTTGATGATCTGGGCGACTTCCGTCCCGGCCGGAGGGCGGCACAGGAATTGGGCGTCCGGAGTCCGCTGCTGGAGGCGGGCCTGACCAAGGATGATATCCGCTTCTTTTCCCGGCAACTGGGGCTGACCACCTGGGACAAGCAAGCCTGCGCCTGCCTGAGCTCCCGTTTCCCCTACGGGACCAGAATCACTAAAGACAAGCTCAGCCAGGTGGAGCGCGGCGAGGATTACCTGCGCTCCCTGGGTTTCCGGCAATTCCGCCTGCGTCACCACGGCGATGTGGTCCGCATCGAGATCGGCAGCGAAGAATTCCCCCGGCTGCTGGCCCAGGCGCCAGAGGTGGCAAAGGAACTCAAGGCGGCCGGCTTCACCTACGTAGCGCTGGATCTGGAAGGGTACCGAACCGGCAGCATGAATGAGGTGCTGAAAACCGGGACACGATCCTAA
- the larB gene encoding nickel pincer cofactor biosynthesis protein LarB translates to MNEERLRELLLGVRDRRLDVEQAVQELKQLPFDDLGFAKIDSHRELRRGFPEVVYCAGKTTEQVVAIVARLARQADNNILATRADRDVYLAIAAEVEGAEYHDLARLIIIRRGRQEKKGCIAVLSAGTSDMPVAEEAALTAEAMGNRVERIYDVGVTGIHRLLNYRDQLLAARVLIVVAGMEGALPSVVGGLVDKPVIAVPTSVGYSASFGGLAALLAMLNSCASGISVVNIDNGFGAGYQAGLINRLGAAERMCN, encoded by the coding sequence ATGAACGAAGAGAGATTACGGGAGCTCCTCCTGGGTGTCCGGGACCGGAGGCTGGATGTGGAGCAAGCGGTGCAGGAATTGAAGCAGTTGCCCTTTGACGATCTGGGCTTTGCCAAGATTGATTCCCATCGCGAGCTGAGGCGCGGTTTCCCGGAGGTGGTCTATTGCGCGGGCAAAACAACGGAGCAAGTCGTGGCCATCGTGGCGCGGCTGGCCCGGCAGGCCGATAACAACATCCTGGCTACGCGGGCGGATCGCGATGTTTATCTGGCCATCGCGGCGGAGGTTGAGGGCGCCGAATATCACGATCTGGCCCGGCTGATTATTATCCGGCGCGGCAGGCAGGAAAAAAAGGGCTGCATAGCGGTATTGAGCGCTGGCACCTCGGATATGCCCGTGGCGGAAGAGGCGGCCCTGACGGCCGAGGCGATGGGCAACCGCGTGGAGCGCATCTATGATGTCGGCGTGACGGGCATCCATCGGCTCCTTAATTACCGCGACCAACTGCTGGCGGCGCGGGTCCTCATCGTGGTAGCTGGAATGGAAGGCGCCCTGCCCAGTGTGGTCGGCGGTCTCGTGGATAAACCCGTGATTGCCGTGCCGACGAGCGTCGGTTACAGCGCCAGCTTCGGCGGCCTGGCGGCCTTGCTGGCCATGCTGAACAGTTGCGCGAGCGGCATCTCCGTAGTCAATATAGATAACGGCTTCGGGGCAGGTTATCAGGCCGGATTGATCAATCGGCTGGGGGCGGCTGAGAGAATGTGCAACTGA
- the larC gene encoding nickel pincer cofactor biosynthesis protein LarC codes for MKTAYFNCFAGAAGDMILGALLDAGLPLDELKADLAKLPLEGFRLDVSRVLKHGIVATKVDVCVDDTKTHRRLKDIRALIGQSGLPAVVQEQSSKIFTRLAEAEAKVHGVKIAAVVFHEVGALDAIVDVVGAVSGLWRLGIEAVYASPINVGGGFARSAHGVIPVPAPATLELLKGVPIYSRGAEKELLTPTGAAILTACCRSFGEMPLLRVEKSGYGAGHHDLDIPNLLGITIGESVATMDESRTDDVARSYHQAPALMMEANIDDMNPEFYDYLMTGLLEAGAMDVFLQTIQMKKGRPALTLCVLMRPEDEDKFRRRIFAETTTLGLRVYPVTKHMLPREVITIATRLGNARVKIARQEGKISNVAPEYEDCRRLAQENKLPLKAVYDIVKAVAGRKCFQ; via the coding sequence ATGAAAACCGCCTACTTTAACTGCTTTGCCGGCGCGGCCGGCGATATGATCCTGGGGGCGCTGCTCGATGCGGGTCTGCCTTTGGATGAACTTAAGGCAGATTTAGCCAAGCTTCCCCTTGAGGGTTTCCGTCTCGACGTGAGCAGGGTCCTCAAGCACGGGATCGTGGCAACAAAGGTGGATGTCTGCGTTGACGATACCAAGACCCATCGCCGCTTGAAGGATATAAGGGCTCTCATTGGTCAAAGCGGTTTGCCGGCAGTTGTGCAGGAACAAAGCAGCAAGATCTTTACCCGTCTGGCCGAGGCGGAGGCTAAGGTACACGGCGTAAAGATCGCCGCGGTTGTCTTCCACGAGGTGGGGGCGCTCGATGCCATTGTGGATGTGGTGGGCGCTGTCAGCGGGCTGTGGCGTCTCGGCATCGAAGCGGTTTACGCCTCACCGATCAATGTGGGCGGTGGATTCGCCCGCTCCGCTCACGGGGTGATACCTGTCCCCGCTCCTGCCACTCTGGAACTGCTCAAGGGCGTGCCGATCTACTCGCGCGGCGCGGAAAAGGAACTCCTTACTCCTACGGGAGCGGCGATCCTTACCGCCTGCTGCCGCTCCTTTGGGGAGATGCCTCTTTTGCGGGTCGAAAAAAGTGGTTACGGCGCCGGCCACCATGACCTCGACATCCCCAACCTGCTTGGCATCACCATCGGCGAGTCAGTGGCGACAATGGACGAAAGCAGAACCGACGACGTCGCCCGCAGCTATCATCAAGCGCCGGCCTTGATGATGGAGGCCAATATTGATGACATGAACCCGGAGTTTTATGATTATCTCATGACGGGTCTTCTGGAAGCGGGGGCGATGGACGTCTTCCTCCAGACCATCCAGATGAAGAAAGGCCGCCCCGCCTTAACATTATGCGTCCTCATGCGTCCCGAAGACGAGGACAAGTTCCGCCGGCGGATATTTGCCGAAACTACCACCCTGGGACTCCGGGTCTATCCCGTCACGAAGCACATGCTGCCCCGTGAAGTAATCACCATCGCAACCCGTTTGGGCAATGCACGCGTGAAGATCGCCCGCCAGGAGGGGAAAATTAGCAACGTGGCCCCGGAATACGAGGATTGCCGCCGTCTGGCCCAGGAAAACAAGTTGCCTCTGAAGGCAGTTTACGATATTGTCAAAGCGGTGGCGGGGAGAAAGTGCTTTCAATAA
- the truA gene encoding tRNA pseudouridine(38-40) synthase TruA → MLHKYKITLEYDGTGYRGWQTQKNARSVQGTLIEAAAKIIGNNIELQGAGRTDAGVHALAQVAHLASDRKINPGRLLAELNDLLPASINVRNVETAPRDFHARHHAKMRSYLYIVAKRRTAFGKRYVWWVKEKLDMKRMLTVIGLFRGFHDFASFADIRREKDVSTMVNLYSTELHECGDLLVFRIVGSHFLWKMVRRLVGITVEAGKGNLAAAEVKQMLTSFSELPAQLTAPGSGLFLERVMYEGDPQPPEGLLTLPLFFSARIPSS, encoded by the coding sequence ATGCTGCACAAATATAAAATCACGCTCGAATACGACGGCACGGGTTATCGGGGCTGGCAAACCCAGAAAAATGCCCGCAGCGTCCAGGGAACGCTGATCGAGGCGGCAGCCAAAATCATCGGCAACAATATCGAGCTGCAAGGCGCCGGGCGCACCGATGCGGGCGTCCATGCCCTGGCCCAGGTTGCTCATCTTGCTTCCGACCGTAAAATAAATCCCGGACGTCTCCTCGCAGAATTAAACGATCTGCTCCCCGCGAGCATCAATGTGCGGAACGTCGAGACGGCGCCGCGTGACTTCCACGCCCGCCACCACGCAAAAATGAGGAGTTATCTTTATATCGTGGCGAAGCGGCGGACTGCTTTCGGCAAGCGGTATGTCTGGTGGGTAAAGGAAAAACTCGATATGAAGCGGATGCTGACCGTCATCGGGCTGTTCCGCGGTTTCCATGATTTTGCCTCTTTCGCCGACATAAGGCGGGAGAAGGATGTGTCAACCATGGTGAATCTTTACTCTACGGAACTGCATGAATGCGGTGATCTGCTGGTCTTCCGGATCGTGGGCTCACATTTTTTATGGAAGATGGTGCGCCGCCTGGTGGGGATAACGGTGGAAGCGGGCAAGGGCAACCTCGCCGCCGCCGAGGTGAAACAGATGTTAACCAGTTTTTCCGAGCTGCCGGCCCAATTGACGGCGCCGGGTTCGGGCCTCTTTCTCGAACGGGTCATGTATGAGGGAGATCCACAGCCTCCCGAGGGACTGCTCACCCTGCCACTGTTTTTCTCGGCCCGAATCCCATCATCTTAA
- a CDS encoding (Fe-S)-binding protein has product MPTTRRISLFLTCSADALYPSVGRTTVRLLSSYGVDVAFPAEQTCCGQPWLNTGDTKSAKSMALNFLKVFERAEAIVAPSSSCVDTVRNRYWPLFQGEPGLQDRFRELAAKTYELCEYLHGVLAIPALPPHPEPTRTTYHSSCRTLRGIGLTGVAENYLQQMLGDNFVPLPAADTCCGFGGSFSVKFPEVSGKMMADKLGNIVLTGASTVAALDMSCLTHLAAGAKRQNLGRLRFVHLAELILEAREGKTR; this is encoded by the coding sequence ATGCCGACAACACGCCGAATCTCTCTTTTCCTTACTTGCAGCGCCGACGCCCTCTACCCCAGTGTGGGCCGGACCACGGTGCGCCTGCTTTCAAGTTATGGCGTGGACGTCGCTTTTCCGGCCGAACAGACCTGTTGCGGCCAGCCCTGGCTGAATACCGGCGACACCAAAAGCGCTAAAAGTATGGCGCTTAATTTCCTGAAAGTTTTCGAGCGGGCGGAGGCCATTGTCGCTCCCAGTTCTTCCTGCGTGGACACGGTCCGGAACCGTTATTGGCCTCTGTTCCAGGGGGAGCCCGGGCTGCAGGACCGTTTCCGCGAGCTGGCCGCCAAAACCTACGAACTTTGCGAATATCTGCACGGCGTACTGGCTATTCCGGCACTCCCGCCCCATCCGGAGCCCACCCGCACCACCTATCATTCCAGTTGCCGCACCCTGCGCGGTATTGGACTCACCGGCGTGGCCGAGAACTACCTGCAGCAGATGCTGGGCGATAATTTCGTCCCGCTGCCCGCTGCGGATACCTGTTGCGGGTTCGGCGGCAGTTTCAGCGTCAAATTTCCCGAAGTTTCGGGTAAAATGATGGCCGACAAACTGGGGAATATTGTTCTTACGGGCGCTTCCACAGTTGCCGCCTTAGATATGAGCTGCCTCACCCATCTGGCGGCGGGCGCGAAGAGGCAAAATCTGGGCCGGCTGCGCTTTGTCCACCTTGCCGAACTGATACTGGAAGCACGGGAGGGCAAGACGCGATGA
- a CDS encoding lactate utilization protein B, with translation MSHVAPNFRQASREAVLNAQVIAAVRKTADLLIEKRALAVADTPDFEALRDYGRVHKLEISGNLEKYAQLFTAHAKAAGAFVHRAKDAAAVARLAIKIAADNSAKTAVKGKSMTAEEVELNEALAAAGITITETDLGEFIIQLANEKPSHIMAPAIHRSRAQVAELFSEKLGTPPDLGTEALVAAARKYLRTKFLTADMGITGGNFVIADTGSLVLVSNEGNIRMAANLPRIMLAVVGIDKIIPAMADLPNFLALLTRSAAGQTISSYVSIITGPHRPGEDEGPEQLHIILLDNGRSRIASGPYREILHCLHCGACISHCPVYRAVGGHAYEATYPGPMGSVLSPLISGLTVYADLPNACTLCGRCAEVCPIRVPLPDYLRGLRSDVNKPPLTMKVAAWGAGNPLLYRLGMTVLRRLLKKGSSGLMRPLLKEWLVCREAPEPQAGESFRHWWIARSKKTGGTDQ, from the coding sequence ATGAGTCATGTTGCCCCCAATTTCCGCCAGGCATCGCGCGAGGCAGTGCTGAACGCCCAAGTCATCGCCGCCGTGCGAAAAACCGCCGATCTCCTTATCGAAAAGAGGGCGCTGGCTGTCGCTGACACACCTGATTTTGAAGCGCTGCGCGACTATGGCCGCGTCCACAAGCTCGAAATCTCGGGCAATCTGGAGAAATACGCGCAATTGTTTACCGCCCATGCCAAGGCCGCCGGTGCGTTCGTCCATCGGGCCAAAGACGCCGCCGCAGTGGCCCGCCTCGCCATCAAGATAGCCGCCGACAACAGCGCCAAAACCGCCGTCAAAGGCAAATCCATGACCGCCGAGGAAGTGGAATTAAACGAGGCGCTGGCGGCAGCCGGCATCACCATCACCGAAACCGATTTGGGCGAGTTCATCATCCAACTGGCTAATGAGAAGCCCTCGCACATCATGGCCCCGGCCATTCACCGGAGCCGTGCCCAGGTAGCGGAACTGTTCAGCGAAAAGCTCGGCACGCCGCCGGACCTGGGCACGGAGGCGCTGGTCGCCGCCGCACGAAAATACCTGCGCACCAAGTTTTTGACCGCTGATATGGGGATCACGGGGGGCAATTTCGTTATCGCCGATACGGGCTCCTTAGTGCTGGTGAGCAACGAGGGCAACATCCGCATGGCCGCCAACCTGCCGCGCATTATGCTGGCGGTGGTGGGTATTGATAAGATCATCCCGGCAATGGCCGACCTGCCCAACTTTCTGGCTCTGCTGACCCGTTCCGCCGCCGGCCAGACGATTTCCTCCTATGTATCAATCATTACAGGCCCGCACCGCCCCGGTGAGGACGAGGGGCCGGAACAATTACACATCATCCTTCTGGACAACGGCCGCTCCCGCATCGCCTCCGGCCCTTACCGCGAGATATTGCACTGTCTGCACTGCGGAGCCTGCATCTCCCACTGTCCCGTCTATCGTGCCGTGGGGGGCCATGCCTATGAGGCCACCTATCCCGGCCCGATGGGTTCGGTTCTTTCACCGCTCATCTCGGGATTGACAGTTTACGCCGATCTGCCCAATGCTTGCACATTGTGCGGCCGCTGCGCCGAGGTGTGTCCCATACGCGTGCCGCTGCCCGATTATCTGCGGGGACTGCGCTCCGACGTCAATAAACCGCCTTTGACGATGAAGGTGGCTGCCTGGGGTGCGGGTAACCCTCTGCTCTACCGGCTCGGGATGACCGTTCTGCGCCGGCTGCTGAAAAAGGGCTCTTCGGGCTTGATGCGGCCGCTGCTGAAAGAATGGCTGGTGTGCCGCGAGGCGCCCGAACCGCAAGCGGGAGAGAGTTTCCGCCACTGGTGGATAGCAAGGAGTAAGAAAACAGGGGGCACCGACCAATGA
- a CDS encoding LUD domain-containing protein has protein sequence MILDQYLARARGVGVTVELLIVSDLELRLAALIDELQATSIALPLNGWPEPLLCTVQAAVEKCGSAAVSPRRRTDGGYEWNRPALASANLGITFCGAFIAATGSLAFPSGPGFGTLASLLPETQLALSYAKDCRPDLASYLAEFGAALPSRLTFVTGPSRTGDIEASMTTCVHGPGRVLHWIIGEGSATNNK, from the coding sequence ATGATCCTCGATCAATACCTGGCCAGGGCCCGGGGCGTAGGCGTCACCGTTGAATTGTTGATTGTTTCCGATCTCGAGTTGCGCCTCGCGGCGTTGATCGACGAACTTCAGGCCACATCCATCGCGCTGCCGCTGAACGGCTGGCCCGAGCCGCTGCTTTGCACCGTGCAGGCCGCAGTTGAGAAGTGCGGTTCTGCTGCGGTCTCGCCCCGGCGAAGAACTGACGGCGGCTACGAGTGGAACCGCCCGGCCCTTGCTTCTGCCAACCTCGGCATCACCTTTTGCGGCGCCTTTATCGCGGCAACGGGCAGCCTCGCCTTCCCCTCCGGCCCCGGCTTCGGAACCCTGGCCTCCCTTTTGCCGGAAACACAACTGGCGCTCAGCTACGCCAAAGATTGCCGACCCGATCTGGCCAGCTATCTGGCGGAATTCGGCGCTGCCCTTCCCTCGCGCCTCACCTTCGTAACCGGCCCCAGCCGCACCGGAGACATTGAAGCCTCGATGACCACCTGCGTCCATGGACCCGGCAGAGTGCTGCACTGGATTATTGGGGAGGGGTCTGCCACTAATAATAAGTAA
- a CDS encoding TRAP transporter large permease subunit — MTLTIVLICFFALLTLSMPISLLLAATTAVYLIFIANTPVTSLIQQLFNGLDNFVLLGVPFFILAGNIMAEGAISDRLVGVMKLFVGRFTGGLAMASIMACMFFAAISGSSPATVIAIGSIMMPALIKEGYGERFSIGLLTSAGSLGILIPPSIPMILYALVMNVSVAEIFMAGFLPGIFIGCCLMGYSYFMSSKHGWRSEVRYSVKDGLKIIKDGIWALFLPVLVLGGIYGGIFTPTEAAAVSVVYALFVELCIYKELKYDKLFTICRDSAVLSGCLLFIMSCAMSFIWLLTVEQIPVKLAEVIVANIHSKWLFLLAINGVLLLVGALMDIVTAIIVISPILAETLSRYNIDYIHYGIIMIVNIECGFLTPPFGLNLFVSMAIMRRSLVEIGKAVLPFILLFIFCLLVITYVPKLSTLLPELLLR, encoded by the coding sequence ATGACTCTGACCATCGTCCTTATCTGTTTTTTTGCCCTCCTTACGCTCAGTATGCCCATCTCCCTGCTCCTGGCCGCTACTACCGCTGTTTACCTGATCTTTATCGCCAATACGCCCGTAACATCCCTTATCCAGCAGCTCTTTAACGGGCTCGACAATTTCGTTCTCCTGGGGGTGCCTTTTTTCATCCTGGCAGGGAACATCATGGCCGAGGGCGCCATATCGGACCGGCTGGTAGGGGTGATGAAGCTTTTTGTGGGCCGGTTCACGGGCGGGCTCGCCATGGCCTCCATCATGGCCTGCATGTTCTTTGCCGCCATATCGGGATCTTCCCCGGCCACAGTGATCGCGATCGGAAGCATCATGATGCCGGCGCTGATCAAGGAAGGCTACGGCGAAAGGTTTTCCATCGGCCTGCTGACCTCCGCCGGTTCGCTTGGGATCCTGATTCCGCCCAGCATTCCCATGATCCTCTATGCCCTGGTGATGAATGTCTCGGTCGCGGAGATCTTTATGGCCGGTTTCCTGCCGGGCATCTTCATCGGCTGCTGCCTCATGGGCTACTCCTACTTCATGTCCAGCAAACACGGCTGGCGTTCCGAAGTTCGTTACAGCGTTAAAGACGGACTGAAAATCATCAAAGACGGGATATGGGCGCTGTTCCTGCCGGTACTGGTCCTGGGCGGGATATACGGCGGCATCTTTACGCCCACGGAGGCGGCGGCCGTATCGGTCGTCTATGCGCTTTTTGTCGAGCTTTGCATCTACAAAGAGCTGAAATATGACAAACTCTTTACTATCTGCCGGGACTCGGCGGTCCTCTCGGGCTGTCTCCTCTTCATCATGTCCTGCGCCATGAGCTTTATCTGGCTCCTGACGGTGGAGCAGATCCCGGTCAAGCTGGCCGAGGTAATCGTGGCCAATATCCACAGCAAATGGCTCTTCCTGCTCGCCATCAACGGAGTGCTCCTGCTGGTCGGCGCCCTCATGGACATCGTGACCGCCATCATCGTCATCTCGCCCATCCTGGCGGAGACGCTGAGCAGGTACAACATTGACTATATCCATTACGGAATCATCATGATCGTAAACATCGAGTGCGGCTTCCTGACGCCCCCTTTCGGGCTCAATCTCTTTGTCTCCATGGCCATCATGCGGAGATCGCTCGTCGAGATCGGCAAGGCGGTCTTGCCCTTTATCCTGCTCTTTATTTTCTGTTTGCTCGTGATAACCTATGTGCCGAAGCTCTCTACCCTGCTGCCCGAACTTCTCTTGAGGTAG
- a CDS encoding TRAP transporter small permease produces the protein MNDLLTKLNKFEEGVLAYSLLGIAVFTFVETVLRYSISYTFTWFNEVANYTIIFCTYLGASVGVKYGTHFSMEALTEYCPDKVSHLLKTLAYFLSGVMAVLFIYYGTKHLFSLKSFGVKSSAMQIPMYIPYIPIPLFSISIAFRFFALSYRHFNSFRKGEPFERIRSK, from the coding sequence ATGAATGATCTGTTAACAAAGCTCAATAAATTCGAGGAGGGCGTGCTCGCTTACTCCCTCCTCGGCATTGCCGTCTTTACCTTCGTTGAAACCGTGCTGCGCTACAGCATCTCCTATACCTTTACCTGGTTTAACGAAGTCGCCAATTATACGATCATCTTTTGCACCTATCTCGGGGCATCAGTCGGCGTCAAATATGGCACGCATTTTTCCATGGAGGCCCTGACCGAATACTGTCCCGACAAGGTCAGCCATCTCCTGAAAACCTTGGCCTATTTTCTCTCCGGAGTCATGGCCGTCCTGTTTATTTATTACGGCACCAAACATCTCTTCAGTTTAAAATCCTTCGGCGTTAAGAGCTCCGCCATGCAGATCCCCATGTACATCCCCTACATACCGATACCGCTATTTTCCATTTCCATCGCCTTTAGATTTTTTGCCCTGTCGTACCGGCATTTCAACAGCTTCCGGAAGGGTGAGCCCTTCGAGAGAATCAGGAGCAAATAA
- a CDS encoding DctP family TRAP transporter solute-binding subunit: MLKKSLFIIFVSVVFAFSSLAVVEAKTVVKYGHVGPPIHPQHLGAVAFAKYVTEKTKGEIEVQVFPLGQLGGERSMTEQVQAGTLHMTAVTSGVLANFVPEMGIIELPFVYPNRETAYKVLDDKDVKERFAKFCDPKGFVFIGYTENEFRDMTNSKRPIKKPDDLKGLKLRVVESPIFIDTFKTLGANPTPLPFPEIYNALQQKVIDGQDNPLYTSNLMKFLEVNKFATVTNHILTECPVVVNKKFWSTLTPEQQQIFREAADVQIKVNREGNAKGSADAVEKARALKVEVYVLTAQDRAVFKAAVKPVYDKYRGVFGAEWYDYFLKKVDSYSK; the protein is encoded by the coding sequence ATGTTAAAAAAATCGCTTTTTATCATCTTTGTGTCGGTTGTCTTTGCTTTTTCGTCCTTGGCCGTTGTCGAGGCAAAAACGGTTGTTAAATATGGTCATGTAGGGCCGCCGATTCACCCGCAGCACCTTGGCGCAGTGGCATTTGCCAAATATGTTACGGAGAAGACAAAAGGCGAGATCGAGGTGCAGGTCTTCCCGCTGGGTCAGCTCGGTGGTGAGCGGTCCATGACGGAACAGGTTCAGGCCGGAACCCTGCATATGACGGCTGTCACATCAGGCGTGCTTGCCAATTTCGTTCCCGAGATGGGGATCATTGAATTGCCTTTTGTCTATCCTAACCGGGAAACGGCCTATAAAGTTCTCGACGACAAAGACGTCAAGGAGCGGTTTGCCAAATTTTGCGATCCCAAAGGGTTTGTGTTCATCGGCTACACGGAGAATGAATTCCGGGACATGACGAACTCCAAACGACCGATCAAAAAACCCGATGATTTAAAAGGATTGAAGCTCCGGGTCGTGGAAAGCCCCATCTTCATTGATACCTTTAAAACGCTTGGCGCCAACCCTACCCCCCTGCCGTTCCCGGAAATCTACAATGCCCTGCAGCAGAAGGTGATAGACGGGCAGGATAATCCCCTCTATACCTCAAACCTCATGAAATTCTTGGAAGTAAACAAATTCGCCACCGTCACCAACCATATCCTCACGGAATGCCCCGTTGTGGTGAACAAGAAATTCTGGAGTACCCTGACCCCGGAACAGCAGCAGATTTTCCGGGAAGCTGCGGACGTTCAGATTAAAGTGAACCGCGAAGGCAATGCCAAGGGCAGCGCTGATGCCGTGGAAAAGGCCAGGGCGCTGAAGGTGGAAGTATATGTGTTGACGGCCCAGGACCGGGCGGTCTTCAAGGCAGCGGTTAAACCCGTTTACGATAAATACCGGGGAGTCTTCGGCGCCGAGTGGTACGATTACTTCCTGAAGAAGGTGGACTCATACTCCAAATAA